Proteins encoded in a region of the Populus nigra chromosome 3, ddPopNigr1.1, whole genome shotgun sequence genome:
- the LOC133689232 gene encoding E3 ubiquitin-protein ligase PUB22-like produces MEDIEVPSFFLCPISLQIMKDPVIVPTGITYDRESIEKWLFSGKNDTCPITKQVISGCEVTPNHTLRRLIQSWCTLNASYGIERIPTPKPPINKTQVAKLLNDAKSPQQQVKCLRKLRSIANENETNKRCMEAAGAVEFLVSVVNNFNSLSFEETSDDGFEIARPGDEALSILYGLEISESGLKNLIMGINGELIIETLTKVMQGGNYESRAYAVLLLKSMLEVADPLKLISLKHELFSEIVQVLRDQISHKASNASLQLLINLCPWGRNRIKAIEAKAVSVLIDLLLDSSERRTCEMVLMVLDLLCQCAEGRAELLRHGAGLAVVSKKILRVSQVASERAVRIILSISKYSTTTSVLQEMLQIGIVAKLCLVLQVDCGSKTKDKAREVLKIHARVWKSSRCIPANLLSSYPA; encoded by the coding sequence ATGGAAGATATTGAAGTCCCTTCATTTTTTCTCTGCCCTATTTCTCTCCAGATCATGAAAGACCCGGTTATAGTCCCAACCGGGATAACTTATGATCGCGAGAGCATCGAAAAATGGTTGTTTTCAGGCAAGAATGATACATGTCCAATTACAAAACAAGTGATATCAGGTTGCGAGGTGACACCAAACCACACTCTTAGGAGGTTGATCCAGTCTTGGTGCACTCTCAATGCTTCTTACGGTATTGAAAGAATCCCAACTCCAAAGCCTCCAATCAACAAAACACAGGTTGCCAAGCTTCTCAATGATGCTAAGTCACCACAGCAACAGGTTAAGTGTCTAAGGAAGCTACGTTCAATTGCTAACGAGAACGAAACAAACAAAAGATGCATGGAGGCTGCAGGTGCTGTGGAGTTCTTGGTCTCGGTGGTGAATAACTTCAATTCTTTATCATTTGAAGAAACTTCAGATGATGGGTTTGAGATAGCAAGACCAGGTGATGAGGCCTTGAGTATCCTCTATGGTCTAGAAATATCCGAATCCGGTCTAAAGAATCTTATTATGGGAATAAATGGTGAATTGATCATTGAGACCTTAACGAAAGTTATGCAAGGTGGAAACTACGAGTCTCGAGCTTATGCTGTCTTGTTGTTGAAATCAATGCTTGAAGTTGCTGATCCGCTGAAACTCATCAGTTTGAAACATGAACTCTTCTCCGAAATAGTTCAAGTTTTACGTGATCAAATATCTCACAAAGCCTCAAATGCTTCATTACAACTACTAATCAATCTTTGCCCATGGGGAAGAAACAGAATCAAAGCCATTGAAGCTAAGGCAGTCTCGGTTTTGATTGATCTTCTACTTGATTCATCAGAGAGAAGAACCTGTGAGATGGTGCTAATGGTGTTGGACTTGCTATGCCAATGTGCAGAAGGGAGAGCTGAATTGTTAAGACATGGTGCAGGCCTAGCAGTTGTTTCAAAGAAGATACTTAGGGTTTCTCAGGTGGCAAGTGAGAGGGCAGTGAGGATTATCTTGTCTATCTCAAAGTACTCGACAACAACCAGTGTCCTTCAAGAGATGTTGCAGATTGGAATCGTGGCCAAGCTATGTTTGGTGCTTCAAGTGGATTGCGGAAGCAAGACCAAAGACAAGGCCAGAGAGGTGCTTAAAATTCATGCGAGAGTTTGGAAGAGTTCTCGTTGCATACCAGCAAATCTACTTTCTTCGTATCCAGCCTGA